In the genome of Pseudomonas sp. Teo4, the window TTATTATTATGCCCGGTGTAGTGTGCGCATCCGGGGGGCTTGGCCCGGGGGTAAGGGTAGCTGCTCCTGTCCGTTGCTGGGTTTATGTGCGCCCCAGGTTTGGGCCGGGTGGCTGCGTCATTAGCACTTCAGCCAACGGGACTCCTGACCGAAGCCTCTGCAACAGTGCAGGTTCTGTCAGGTCCGACGCCAGCGCCCGTTCAATGACCGCAGCCAATGCGTCGGCGGGCAACGCCACCACACCATTGTCATCCGCCAACACCAGATCCCCCGGGCTCACCACCACATCCCCACAGTTGACCGGCACGTTCAGCTCGCTGGCCGTGCCGCCCACCAGCTTGGTGGTCAGCTGGCTGGTGCCTCGGGCAAACACCGGCAATTGGTCAGTGCGCAGTTCGTTGAGGTCGGTGACCACCCCATCGACGACGATGCCCACGGCCCCCGCACAGCGCGCTGCACATTGGGTCACAGCGCCGACACAGGCATGGGAATGGTCGCCGGCCATGTCGATCACCAGCACATCGCCCGGCACAAGGCTGATCAGCGCGCGGTTCACCGCACAGGCATCGGCTTCGGCCAGGCGCAGGGTCACGGCACGGCCGACAATGCGACCGCCCGGGACCATGGCGCGAATCTCATGGCTGACGAACCCACGTTCAAGAAAGTGCCCGAGGGTGGCAAAGCTCACTTCACGCAATTGGGCCATCAGGTGGTCGAGGTTCATTGTCCATTCTCCTTGGCGATCAGTTCGGCAACGCAGTCGATTTCCAGGCTCACGCCCCACAGTTGCACGCACACAGTGGTGCGGGCGGGCGGCGCGTGGCCGAGGATTTCGCGGTACACCTCGTTGAACGGCTCCAGCTGGGCCGGGTCGGTGAGGTAGGCGTTGACCTTGACGATGTGCGACAGGCTGGAGCCGGCGGTTTCCAGAATGGCGGCGAGGTTGGCAAAGGTCTGGCGCACCTGGCCCTTGAAGGACTCTGGTTGTTCGTCAAAGCTGCCAAGCGAAGGGATCTGCCCTGCGGTGAACACCAGATGGCCGCTGATGACTGCTTGGGAATAAGGCCCTACAGGGCTGATGGTACCGGGGGCTGCGTGGATGCGTTTCATGGTTTCTCCTTGTGTGGGTAGGGCGTACCGCCGCGCGCGACGGCGGCACGCGGCAGGGTCAGAACAGCGCCAGGCTGTAGCTGACGATCAGGCGGTTCTGTTCCTGGTTGGGGTCGA includes:
- a CDS encoding RraA family protein translates to MNLDHLMAQLREVSFATLGHFLERGFVSHEIRAMVPGGRIVGRAVTLRLAEADACAVNRALISLVPGDVLVIDMAGDHSHACVGAVTQCAARCAGAVGIVVDGVVTDLNELRTDQLPVFARGTSQLTTKLVGGTASELNVPVNCGDVVVSPGDLVLADDNGVVALPADALAAVIERALASDLTEPALLQRLRSGVPLAEVLMTQPPGPNLGRT
- a CDS encoding RidA family protein — translated: MKRIHAAPGTISPVGPYSQAVISGHLVFTAGQIPSLGSFDEQPESFKGQVRQTFANLAAILETAGSSLSHIVKVNAYLTDPAQLEPFNEVYREILGHAPPARTTVCVQLWGVSLEIDCVAELIAKENGQ